ATAAGAAAAACCGTGATGGAAAAGTTGTCTCGTTTACCAGAGATGATATCCAACTGGTAAATTTTTTTGCTAACAATGCATCGGTGGCGATTGAGCGGGCGATTATGACTCGCGAGATCATTTTGCGGATGATCAAGATGACAGAGCTTCGTGATCCCAAGGAAACGGGGAACCACGTGAACCGTGTGGGGTCATACGCGATTGAGATCTATGACCGTTGGGCGAAGAAACGAGGAATTTCGGATAAAGAGATTCGTCTGTATAAGGATACCCTCCGGATTGCTGCCATGCTTCACGATGTTGGTAAGGTGGCTGTCTCTGATGTGATCCTCAAAAAGCCTGGAAAACTTACAGAGAGCGAGTTCGCTGTTATTAAAGCCCACCCTGTGTATGGGGCACGGTTGTTTGCGGATAGCGTCTCAGATTGGGACAAACTTGCAGCCGAGGTGTCACTTAATCATCATGAGAAATGGGATGGAACGGGTTATCCAGGCTATGTGAAGGATATTTTTGCCGATCCTGTGGAGTTTGGACCCGGCAAAAAGGGGGAGGAGATTCCTATTTCAGGGCGTATTGTGGCGCTTGCCGATGTGTATGATGCTCTCATTTCTCGTCGTGTATATAAAGATCCCTGGGACGAGGAAAAAGTGCTGGCATATATACGTTCAGAGAGTGGAAAACAATTTGATCCCGAGGTGGTAGAGGCTTTTTTTGAAATATATGATGTGATTAAGGCTATTCGGGCAAAATACAGCGATAAGGAAAATGTATGACTTTTAAACCTCTGACAGAGCTTACTTTGCCTGTGACATCGCTTCCTCGGGGAGGATATCTTGTTGATACGAACGCGGGGTATATCCAGTTTGGATCTCCTCCAGAAACCTTGAAGGATACAATTTTTCTTCCGAAGGGAGTACCCTATTATTTTGTATTACCAATGGAACATTTTCACCCTTCAGTGGGGATGAGTGTCGCAGAGATTGAGTTTCCGATTTATTATAACTTTTTCCTCAAAAAGAAGAAGACCACGATCTATGTGCAACCAGATCATATCGAAAATCTCAAGATAGTTTTACAAGAAGCGATTTTTGGTCCTCAGCAGCTAAATATAG
This sequence is a window from Thermospira aquatica. Protein-coding genes within it:
- a CDS encoding HD domain-containing phosphohydrolase, translated to MALSKRRIEELLSITEKLNRIRDIDALLDHILYEARSFTGAEAGSIFLREGKYLKFSYVQNDALAKIDETNNKYIYSIFEIEINKYSLAGYVAQTGESLNIPDVYRLKDTDYTFNRDFDQIAHYRTKSVLAVPLVTSQGTVIGVMQIINKKNRDGKVVSFTRDDIQLVNFFANNASVAIERAIMTREIILRMIKMTELRDPKETGNHVNRVGSYAIEIYDRWAKKRGISDKEIRLYKDTLRIAAMLHDVGKVAVSDVILKKPGKLTESEFAVIKAHPVYGARLFADSVSDWDKLAAEVSLNHHEKWDGTGYPGYVKDIFADPVEFGPGKKGEEIPISGRIVALADVYDALISRRVYKDPWDEEKVLAYIRSESGKQFDPEVVEAFFEIYDVIKAIRAKYSDKENV